In Allomuricauda ruestringensis DSM 13258, the following proteins share a genomic window:
- the mobB gene encoding MobB family relaxase has translation MYLTISAQKMGSTYNSSVGNYVDYLEKENEDRLPEQREEFFDQENDSVSPQTVIDEIDANTAKLRQKDPKFYSIVVSPNKKELQAIGNDPNMLREYTRKLMEDYAKSFHRNQEVKAENLKYYAKIEHERTYRGLDKQVQENAPYRGEIARLRNEIRKVERGESIGNVKELEKRIKEHERLAPHKQNGQLVAAGMQKEGPQTHIHIIVSRRDVTNTYTLSPMAKHKASEVELNGKMVKRGFDRDSFYQAAEKTYDRTTGFKRNYVESYVGRKAHAKEPGKFFAKVMGLPTKEKDIAFKLLKTMGVKAPNIPTNKVQIAAKIIKALGKGIDKARGTGEDMGY, from the coding sequence ATGTACCTTACCATCTCGGCACAGAAAATGGGCAGTACCTACAATTCCAGTGTGGGGAACTATGTGGACTATCTGGAAAAGGAAAACGAGGACAGGTTACCGGAACAGAGGGAAGAATTCTTTGACCAAGAAAACGACAGCGTAAGCCCTCAAACCGTCATCGATGAAATAGATGCCAATACTGCCAAATTAAGGCAGAAAGACCCGAAATTCTATTCCATAGTGGTCAGTCCCAATAAAAAGGAATTGCAGGCCATAGGAAATGACCCAAACATGCTCAGGGAATATACAAGGAAGCTTATGGAGGACTATGCCAAGAGTTTCCATCGCAACCAAGAGGTCAAGGCCGAGAACTTGAAATATTACGCCAAGATCGAACATGAACGTACCTATCGGGGCCTTGACAAACAGGTTCAGGAGAATGCGCCCTACCGAGGGGAAATAGCAAGGCTAAGGAACGAGATACGAAAAGTGGAAAGGGGCGAATCCATTGGGAATGTCAAAGAGCTTGAAAAAAGGATCAAAGAGCATGAAAGATTGGCACCTCATAAGCAGAACGGACAGCTTGTGGCTGCTGGGATGCAGAAAGAGGGGCCACAGACCCATATCCATATCATAGTGAGCAGGAGGGATGTAACGAACACCTATACGCTTTCCCCGATGGCCAAGCACAAGGCATCCGAAGTGGAACTGAATGGAAAGATGGTCAAGAGGGGATTTGATAGGGACAGTTTTTACCAAGCAGCAGAAAAAACCTATGACAGGACAACAGGGTTCAAGAGGAACTATGTGGAATCCTATGTTGGGAGAAAGGCCCATGCTAAAGAACCGGGTAAGTTCTTTGCGAAGGTCATGGGACTACCCACTAAGGAAAAGGACATAGCCTTTAAACTACTTAAAACGATGGGTGTCAAGGCTCCCAATATACCGACCAATAAAGTACAGATTGCAGCCAAGATCATCAAGGCCCTTGGAAAGGGTATTGATAAGGCTAGGGGTACAGGCGAGGATATGGGTTACTGA
- a CDS encoding BfmA/BtgA family mobilization protein, which yields MEKQSTNGRTKRGTGGYSNITVKKETATRFRNYSKRFNKSHSEVLDGMVQYFKENQLDPFGEGTKIILDSIKKLERQMMKKFDRIIAIIKNMEKTSIRPTYEMMLILYEAYVKDGKRPRQEPVQIQEERMDFLEPRNTVPKVDHERILREFESYKKRCNEMLHNVEKIEPMMGKPYLKINMDIGEFEKLKYHLR from the coding sequence ATGGAAAAGCAATCAACAAACGGCAGAACAAAGAGAGGGACAGGTGGTTATTCCAATATCACGGTAAAGAAGGAAACGGCCACACGCTTTCGCAATTACTCCAAAAGGTTCAACAAATCGCATAGTGAGGTGTTGGATGGAATGGTACAATACTTCAAGGAGAATCAACTTGACCCTTTTGGGGAGGGAACAAAGATCATTCTTGACAGTATCAAAAAACTGGAGCGTCAGATGATGAAAAAATTCGATAGAATCATCGCCATTATCAAGAACATGGAAAAGACCAGTATCCGGCCCACCTATGAAATGATGTTGATTCTTTACGAGGCCTATGTAAAGGATGGGAAGAGACCGAGACAGGAACCTGTCCAAATTCAGGAAGAGCGAATGGATTTTTTGGAGCCAAGAAACACCGTTCCTAAAGTGGATCATGAGAGAATACTCCGTGAATTTGAAAGCTATAAAAAGCGTTGCAATGAAATGCTCCACAACGTTGAAAAGATAGAACCCATGATGGGAAAGCCCTATTTAAAAATTAATATGGACATCGGGGAGTTTGAAAAATTAAAGTACCATTTAAGATAA
- a CDS encoding site-specific integrase, giving the protein MQKNNRLTINFFTRKHKVQSENRIVYCRITIDGDRTDFSINREIKANLWDNNRKRGKGFSSYVISLNKYLDQIYTGLHEAHRLMMAEEKVITPLSIKARFFGEDEGGKTLKQLIAYHNGTMHTSLRPGTRKNYHITERCVGLFLKEEYGVEDIKLKKLNYRFISDFEQYLRKYRPSTRTKCTNNGAMKHMERLKKMSRLAVRLDWITKDPFENYKLRFEKTEREYLTKRELRLIEETTFTKEGVEKCKDVFLFSCYTGLSYIDVKVLTPDHLLKGIDGNEWLFTKRIKTDEKLKIPLLPQAKEIIKKYEDSAERRIAKVLLPVYSNQKVNYYLKEICKACKIYKKVTFHTARHTFATTVTLSNGVPIETVSKMLGHTKLSTTQIYARVLEHKIGEDMQNLIEHMQTSRSAEG; this is encoded by the coding sequence ATGCAGAAAAACAATCGTTTAACAATCAATTTCTTTACTAGAAAGCACAAGGTGCAATCCGAGAACCGGATTGTCTATTGTAGGATCACCATCGATGGTGATCGCACCGATTTTAGCATAAATCGGGAGATAAAAGCCAATTTATGGGACAATAACCGTAAAAGGGGCAAGGGTTTTTCCAGTTATGTGATTTCCCTTAACAAGTACCTGGACCAAATTTATACAGGACTACATGAGGCCCATAGATTGATGATGGCAGAAGAAAAAGTAATCACTCCACTATCTATCAAAGCAAGGTTTTTTGGGGAAGATGAAGGCGGAAAAACATTAAAACAATTGATTGCCTACCATAATGGAACCATGCACACTTCTTTACGTCCGGGAACCAGAAAGAATTACCACATCACAGAAAGATGCGTGGGCCTATTTTTAAAAGAAGAATATGGGGTTGAGGACATCAAGCTCAAAAAACTGAATTATCGTTTTATATCCGACTTTGAACAGTACCTAAGAAAGTACAGACCATCTACACGAACCAAATGCACCAACAATGGGGCCATGAAACATATGGAACGGCTAAAGAAAATGTCGAGGTTGGCCGTTCGGTTGGATTGGATAACAAAAGACCCTTTTGAAAACTATAAACTGCGTTTTGAGAAAACCGAACGGGAATATTTGACAAAACGGGAATTGAGGTTGATTGAAGAAACCACGTTCACAAAGGAGGGGGTTGAGAAATGCAAGGATGTGTTTCTTTTCTCATGCTATACTGGCCTATCCTATATCGATGTGAAGGTATTGACCCCAGACCACCTACTTAAAGGGATAGATGGCAATGAATGGCTGTTCACCAAAAGGATAAAGACGGACGAAAAACTTAAAATCCCGTTACTTCCACAGGCAAAGGAAATCATCAAGAAATATGAAGATTCAGCCGAAAGGAGAATAGCAAAAGTCCTATTGCCTGTTTATAGCAATCAAAAGGTCAATTATTACTTAAAGGAAATCTGCAAAGCCTGTAAGATTTACAAGAAAGTGACATTCCATACTGCAAGGCACACTTTTGCAACAACGGTAACCTTGTCCAATGGAGTCCCGATAGAAACCGTCTCAAAGATGCTCGGCCATACCAAATTGTCCACTACCCAGATCTATGCAAGGGTATTGGAACACAAGATAGGGGAGGACATGCAAAATCTAATTGAACATATGCAGACTAGCCGATCAGCCGAAGGATGA
- a CDS encoding PQQ-dependent sugar dehydrogenase — protein MQKSLLFPYFFILLLSTSCAQKSDMGIQLPTTIDFTPKLVVGGVQNPWGMVFLPDNSILVSEKSGKLLLHKSGKTIEVGNAPEIYNRGQGGLMDIELHPNFNTNGWIYFSYASTEGEGKGGNTAIIRAKLSNNKLVNIEKLYKASPNSTRGQHFGSRIEFDRDGYLFFSIGDRGNRDVNPQDITRDGGKIYRLHDDGRIPKDNPFIDEIGAKKAIYSYGHRNPQGLALHPKTGVLWEHEHGPRGGDEINVIQKGKNYGWPVITYGINYSGTEITDETSRPGMEQPLYQWTPSIAPSGMTFVTSDKYPKWQGNLLVGSLAFQYLERLELKENQAVYREKLLDGMGRVRNVRQAPDGFIYVSIEGKGIYRLEPK, from the coding sequence ATGCAAAAAAGCCTCTTATTTCCGTATTTTTTTATTCTATTGCTCAGTACATCTTGTGCCCAAAAATCCGATATGGGCATACAACTTCCAACAACCATTGATTTTACACCTAAGCTTGTGGTAGGTGGAGTCCAAAATCCTTGGGGCATGGTATTTTTGCCCGACAATAGTATTTTGGTATCCGAAAAATCAGGAAAGCTACTTCTCCACAAATCTGGAAAAACCATTGAAGTAGGCAATGCCCCTGAAATTTATAATAGAGGTCAAGGTGGGTTAATGGACATTGAATTGCATCCTAACTTTAACACTAATGGTTGGATTTATTTCTCTTATGCCTCCACAGAAGGCGAAGGCAAAGGAGGAAATACGGCGATTATTCGCGCTAAATTATCCAACAATAAACTCGTAAACATTGAAAAGCTCTACAAAGCATCGCCAAACTCAACACGCGGACAACATTTTGGCTCAAGAATAGAGTTTGATAGAGACGGATACCTGTTCTTTTCCATTGGTGACAGGGGAAACAGGGATGTAAATCCGCAAGATATCACCCGCGATGGTGGTAAAATATACCGTTTGCACGATGATGGCAGAATACCCAAGGACAATCCATTTATTGATGAAATAGGAGCAAAAAAAGCCATTTATAGCTATGGGCATAGAAATCCTCAAGGCTTGGCTCTTCACCCTAAAACTGGAGTGCTTTGGGAACACGAACATGGTCCAAGGGGCGGTGATGAAATCAATGTCATCCAAAAAGGAAAGAACTATGGGTGGCCCGTAATCACCTACGGCATTAATTATAGTGGTACCGAAATCACTGATGAAACCTCAAGACCTGGTATGGAACAGCCACTTTATCAGTGGACACCGTCCATTGCTCCGTCGGGAATGACGTTCGTTACTTCCGATAAGTATCCCAAATGGCAAGGCAACTTATTGGTCGGCTCCTTGGCTTTTCAATATTTGGAACGACTGGAACTAAAAGAAAACCAAGCGGTCTATCGAGAAAAGTTGCTGGATGGCATGGGTCGTGTTCGCAATGTACGTCAAGCACCCGATGGTTTTATCTATGTAAGTATTGAAGGGAAAGGTATTTACCGCTTAGAGCCGAAATAA
- the murQ gene encoding N-acetylmuramic acid 6-phosphate etherase → MVQKHIKITEEPSHYDGLDEMETLDIVTHINNEDKKVAEAVEQVLPQVSKVVDEMAKRFDKGGRLFYIGAGTSGRLGILDASEIPPTFGMPHDKVIGLIAGGDQAIRKAVENAEDDTKQAWKDLQEYDINPNDVLVGIAASGTTPYVLGGVMDAKANGILTVGITNNPGSPLAQSTNIPIEVNVGPEFLTGSTRMKSGTSQKLVLNMISTALMIRVGRVKGNKMVHMQLSNTKLVDRGTRYIMEELGLDYDEAEKALKKYGSVKMAIDALK, encoded by the coding sequence GTGGTACAAAAGCACATTAAGATTACTGAGGAACCATCCCATTATGATGGGTTGGATGAAATGGAGACTTTGGATATTGTGACCCATATCAACAATGAGGACAAGAAAGTGGCGGAAGCTGTCGAGCAGGTATTGCCTCAGGTCTCTAAAGTGGTTGATGAGATGGCCAAGCGTTTTGACAAGGGAGGAAGATTGTTTTACATAGGTGCAGGAACCAGTGGTAGACTTGGTATATTGGATGCTTCGGAAATACCCCCCACATTTGGAATGCCTCATGATAAAGTAATTGGGCTTATTGCGGGTGGAGATCAGGCGATTCGCAAGGCGGTAGAGAATGCCGAAGATGATACGAAGCAAGCTTGGAAAGACCTTCAAGAATATGACATCAATCCTAATGATGTTTTGGTGGGCATTGCTGCTTCGGGTACCACTCCCTACGTATTGGGAGGTGTTATGGATGCAAAGGCCAATGGCATCCTAACGGTTGGTATTACCAACAACCCGGGTTCACCGTTGGCACAATCAACCAATATTCCCATTGAAGTGAACGTAGGACCCGAATTTTTAACAGGGAGTACCCGAATGAAAAGTGGAACCAGTCAAAAATTGGTACTTAACATGATTTCCACGGCTTTGATGATTCGTGTGGGCAGGGTAAAAGGAAACAAGATGGTGCACATGCAACTGAGCAATACCAAATTGGTGGATAGGGGCACACGCTATATCATGGAAGAACTTGGATTGGACTATGATGAAGCGGAAAAAGCACTCAAAAAATATGGTTCGGTAAAAATGGCCATAGATGCTTTGAAATAA
- a CDS encoding DeoR/GlpR family DNA-binding transcription regulator: protein MLKEERQHSILNEVELHNRVLLTDLAEKLDVSIDTVRRDVKELDADNLLVKVHGGAVSLGFANHSPQQSNVYAQDKKIAIAKKAVGLLKNNSVVLIDGGTTCLELARLLPVNLKLTCFTLSLPVAMELLRKPNVETIFIGGTLSKGSQIAMGSSTINALSQIKVDYSFIGTGYVDTKFGLTEFDWDVVQTKKAVINASKKAVLLCISEKLNSQHRFKTCDLNVINTMITELEPWDSKLDAFKNLNIQIL, encoded by the coding sequence ATGCTTAAAGAAGAACGACAACATTCCATACTTAATGAAGTAGAGTTGCACAACAGAGTGTTGCTTACGGATTTGGCCGAGAAACTTGATGTTTCAATAGATACCGTGCGGCGAGACGTTAAAGAACTTGATGCGGATAACCTATTGGTCAAAGTTCACGGGGGTGCGGTTTCTTTGGGCTTTGCCAATCACAGCCCTCAACAAAGCAATGTTTATGCCCAAGACAAGAAAATAGCGATCGCCAAAAAAGCGGTGGGCCTCCTTAAAAATAACAGTGTTGTTCTAATTGATGGGGGTACAACTTGTCTGGAGTTGGCACGGTTATTACCTGTAAATCTAAAGCTTACCTGTTTCACCTTGAGCCTTCCCGTAGCCATGGAATTGCTTCGCAAACCAAATGTAGAAACGATATTTATTGGAGGTACACTTTCAAAGGGGTCGCAAATAGCCATGGGCTCCAGTACCATCAATGCATTGTCACAGATTAAAGTGGATTATAGTTTTATAGGAACAGGCTATGTTGACACCAAATTTGGATTAACAGAGTTTGATTGGGATGTGGTACAGACCAAAAAGGCCGTTATCAATGCTTCCAAGAAAGCAGTACTTTTATGTATTTCGGAGAAGCTGAATTCCCAGCATCGCTTTAAAACTTGCGATTTAAACGTAATCAACACCATGATAACGGAATTGGAGCCTTGGGACTCAAAACTTGATGCATTTAAGAATTTGAACATACAAATATTATAA
- the nagB gene encoding glucosamine-6-phosphate deaminase: MQELADNLLKKEALDTEMVKFEKIDTHIYQDAQSASWYVANEIASLIKQRQDEGKKAVLGLATGSTPTKVYDYLVQFYKEGRLSFKNVVTFNLDEYFPMDPDSIHSYVRFMNEHLFDHIDIEPHNVHIPDGSLPKEEIRKYCLDYEEKIKNVGGIDIQILGIGRTGHIGFNEPGSSLNSKTRLVRLDRVTRLDAASDFFGEENVPRRAVTMGVGTIMDAKRIIIMAWGEGKAPIVQQAVEGEIKESVPATFLQHHKNCDFVLDGAASSYLTRIKTPWLVTECDWDDKLIKTASIWLSEKLDKAILKLTNEDYNEYGMGSLIAEVGSAEQINLSVFNQLQRTITGWPGGKPNADDSQRPERAQPHPKTSLIFSPHPDDDVISMGGTLLRLVDQGHNVHVAYQTSGNIAVFDDEVIRFLDFATDVQKDNKELKKRFKEVREFLANKKPGELDSPEVQHFKGLIRKGEALAACRYCGVKEENAHFQNLPFYETGAVRKKPLSDEDVQITYDLLNKLKPHQIFAAGDLSDPHGTHRVCLDVIFKAIERLVDEGSDWIRNCYVWLYRGAWQEWDIADMEMAVPIGPKDMDRKINAIFKHQSQKDSAMFPGNDEREFWQRAEQRNKDTANRYNALGMAEYEAMEGFVRYHF, from the coding sequence ATGCAAGAATTAGCCGATAATCTATTAAAAAAAGAGGCCTTGGACACCGAAATGGTGAAGTTCGAAAAAATCGACACCCATATTTACCAAGACGCTCAAAGCGCATCATGGTATGTTGCCAATGAAATTGCAAGTCTGATCAAACAAAGGCAAGACGAAGGCAAAAAGGCAGTTCTTGGGTTGGCAACAGGTTCTACGCCGACCAAGGTGTACGATTACTTGGTTCAGTTTTATAAAGAAGGTAGACTTAGCTTCAAAAATGTGGTCACTTTCAATTTGGACGAATATTTCCCGATGGACCCAGACTCCATCCATAGCTATGTTCGCTTCATGAACGAACACTTGTTTGACCATATTGATATCGAACCTCACAATGTTCACATTCCAGACGGGAGTTTGCCCAAGGAAGAAATCAGAAAGTATTGCTTGGATTATGAGGAGAAAATAAAAAATGTCGGAGGTATTGATATTCAGATTCTGGGTATTGGTAGAACAGGGCATATCGGTTTCAACGAACCTGGTTCCTCCCTTAACAGTAAAACCCGATTGGTTCGTTTGGACCGTGTTACGCGCCTTGATGCCGCAAGTGATTTCTTCGGCGAGGAAAATGTGCCAAGAAGAGCAGTTACAATGGGTGTCGGCACCATTATGGATGCCAAAAGAATCATAATCATGGCATGGGGCGAAGGAAAAGCACCCATTGTTCAACAAGCCGTTGAGGGCGAAATAAAGGAATCCGTTCCTGCAACTTTCTTACAGCATCATAAAAACTGTGATTTTGTTCTTGACGGAGCAGCATCCTCCTATTTAACAAGAATAAAAACACCTTGGTTGGTAACCGAGTGCGATTGGGACGACAAACTCATCAAAACCGCATCAATTTGGCTTTCAGAAAAACTGGACAAGGCCATTTTAAAATTGACCAACGAAGATTATAATGAATATGGTATGGGTAGCCTGATTGCCGAGGTAGGCTCCGCAGAGCAAATCAATCTATCGGTATTTAACCAATTGCAACGCACAATTACCGGCTGGCCAGGTGGCAAACCCAATGCTGATGACAGTCAAAGACCGGAAAGAGCACAACCCCACCCTAAGACCTCATTGATTTTTAGTCCTCACCCCGATGATGACGTGATTTCAATGGGAGGCACTTTATTGCGATTGGTGGACCAAGGACACAATGTGCACGTAGCGTATCAAACTTCGGGTAATATTGCAGTTTTTGATGATGAAGTAATACGATTCCTTGATTTTGCCACCGATGTTCAAAAAGACAACAAGGAGCTCAAAAAGAGGTTTAAAGAGGTGCGTGAGTTTCTGGCCAACAAAAAACCGGGAGAATTGGACAGTCCCGAAGTACAGCATTTTAAAGGATTGATTAGAAAAGGGGAAGCCTTGGCCGCTTGTCGCTATTGTGGTGTGAAGGAGGAAAATGCGCATTTTCAGAACCTGCCATTCTATGAAACAGGTGCCGTTAGGAAGAAACCTCTTTCGGATGAAGATGTTCAAATCACCTATGATTTGCTGAACAAGCTAAAACCGCATCAAATCTTTGCCGCAGGAGACCTTTCCGACCCACATGGTACACACAGAGTTTGTTTGGATGTAATCTTTAAAGCTATTGAACGCTTGGTGGACGAAGGCTCGGATTGGATAAGAAACTGCTACGTTTGGTTGTATAGAGGTGCATGGCAGGAATGGGACATTGCAGATATGGAAATGGCCGTACCGATCGGACCAAAAGATATGGACAGAAAAATCAACGCCATATTCAAACACCAATCCCAAAAGGATAGTGCCATGTTCCCAGGGAACGACGAAAGAGAATTCTGGCAACGTGCCGAACAAAGAAACAAAGATACCGCAAATAGATATAATGCACTTGGAATGGCAGAGTACGAAGCCATGGAAGGCTTTGTACGATACCATTTCTAA
- a CDS encoding MFS transporter produces the protein MNVAPKDKNAWLWIPFLYFTQGIPYILVVTVSVIMYKRLGIGNAEIGLYTSWLYLPWVIKPLWSPIVDLNGTKRKWFLGMQLVVSLAFLGIGLFLPSNSFFIITLAFFWMAAFASATNDIASDGYYMIGLTQKKQSFFIGLRSTFYRLAMVTGQGLLVIFAGFLENQYGDNTKAWSVTMISAAVLMLALTVSNFFTAPKFEDASSEPKEKPAGFIEVFATFFKKHQIGVALLFVLTYRLGESQLVKMASPFLLDELQVGGLAYSTEAVGTIYGTVGVIMLSLGGILGGILISRDGLKKWMLPMLLALNLPNALYAILAVTQTTSIYAVVGTVVLEQFGYGFGFAAFMMYLIYVAEGASKTSHYAIATGFMALGMMLPGMLSGYIQEWLGYDGFFIWVVIAALPAFLVLHYLKYPADYGKKTVESND, from the coding sequence ATGAATGTAGCTCCGAAAGATAAAAACGCATGGCTGTGGATTCCCTTTTTATATTTCACCCAAGGGATTCCCTACATTTTGGTGGTAACAGTTTCCGTGATTATGTACAAGCGTTTGGGCATTGGCAATGCGGAAATAGGTTTGTACACAAGTTGGCTATACCTCCCTTGGGTCATCAAACCTCTGTGGAGTCCCATTGTTGACCTTAACGGCACCAAACGAAAATGGTTTTTGGGAATGCAACTGGTGGTTTCTCTTGCGTTTTTAGGTATTGGCCTTTTTTTACCGTCAAACTCCTTTTTTATAATCACCTTAGCGTTCTTTTGGATGGCCGCCTTCGCCTCTGCAACCAATGATATTGCCTCGGATGGGTATTATATGATTGGCCTCACCCAGAAAAAGCAATCCTTTTTTATTGGCCTTCGCAGTACCTTCTACCGGTTGGCCATGGTAACGGGACAAGGGCTTTTGGTCATTTTCGCAGGCTTTTTGGAGAATCAGTACGGAGACAATACCAAAGCATGGTCCGTAACCATGATCAGTGCCGCGGTATTAATGCTTGCCCTAACGGTATCGAACTTTTTTACGGCTCCAAAATTCGAAGATGCAAGCTCAGAACCCAAGGAAAAACCAGCAGGATTCATTGAAGTATTTGCCACCTTTTTCAAGAAACATCAAATCGGAGTCGCCCTTTTGTTTGTGTTAACGTATCGTTTAGGAGAATCACAATTGGTTAAAATGGCATCCCCGTTTTTACTGGATGAGTTACAAGTTGGTGGATTGGCCTACTCCACCGAAGCCGTGGGCACCATTTATGGTACCGTGGGAGTCATTATGCTATCGCTCGGAGGAATTCTTGGGGGAATATTGATTTCCAGGGACGGTCTTAAAAAATGGATGCTGCCTATGTTGCTTGCACTAAACCTGCCCAATGCACTTTACGCAATTTTGGCCGTAACACAAACCACCAGCATATATGCAGTGGTCGGTACTGTGGTTCTTGAACAATTCGGGTATGGTTTCGGCTTTGCTGCGTTTATGATGTACCTTATTTATGTGGCCGAAGGTGCTTCCAAAACATCGCACTATGCCATTGCCACAGGCTTTATGGCCTTGGGCATGATGCTGCCCGGTATGCTGAGCGGATACATACAAGAATGGTTGGGCTACGATGGTTTCTTTATTTGGGTAGTGATTGCCGCTTTACCCGCATTTTTGGTGCTTCATTATTTAAAATACCCGGCTGATTACGGTAAAAAAACGGTTGAATCCAATGACTGA
- a CDS encoding glycoside hydrolase family 3 protein: MTDIHRTYTLPKETLTLKQKVGQLFMPAVFINDTEEEVQKMEKLIKEQHVGSICFFHSRASAATNFEGKKKIVHNEKSYDRLLELIARYQEAASTPLLVAIDAEWGLAMRIENTPQYPYAITLGALTNNNDLIYKVGEAIGNDCKQAGIQWNLAPVVDINNNPENPVIGYRSFGDDRNSVFHKAEAFLTGMAKSGTLNSIKHFPGHGDTATDSHLGLPVIDKSMDELMENELFPFQKLIKAGVDSVMVGHLLLPQLDAENPSTTSSKIISGLLRKQLGFDGVVISDALNMHAVSKKFPQKGKLESVAFEAGIDVLCFSEHVEEGIDEILTTASKERIQDSFERVWKLKRKVFSEEMRSEEFDHGLHSKLNREIAEHSITELYGNPSTVKKFKSSDFLNISVSLGKKNSFSEQISSHFGSKVIDLEAPSVSTTDNVVLSIFPPAVKPKNQFGFDDETLAILHKLVEEKNILIYLFGNPYVLDILKLKPSTNVVLVYQDFLEFQEVAFEHFSGKIEAKGNLPIKLKTFRP; the protein is encoded by the coding sequence ATGACTGATATCCATCGAACATACACGCTTCCAAAAGAAACACTGACCCTAAAACAGAAAGTAGGGCAATTGTTTATGCCTGCTGTTTTTATCAACGACACGGAAGAGGAAGTCCAGAAAATGGAGAAACTCATCAAAGAACAGCACGTAGGTTCCATCTGTTTTTTCCACAGCAGGGCCAGTGCGGCCACCAATTTTGAAGGGAAGAAAAAAATAGTCCACAACGAAAAAAGCTATGACCGTTTGTTGGAACTTATTGCGCGATATCAAGAAGCTGCCAGCACACCTTTACTTGTTGCTATTGATGCTGAATGGGGACTCGCCATGCGTATAGAAAATACCCCACAATACCCGTATGCCATTACATTGGGAGCTTTGACCAACAACAACGATTTGATTTATAAAGTGGGCGAAGCTATTGGAAATGATTGCAAACAAGCTGGAATACAATGGAATTTGGCCCCGGTGGTCGATATCAACAACAATCCTGAAAATCCCGTAATCGGTTATCGTTCTTTTGGGGATGATAGAAATAGTGTATTCCATAAAGCAGAAGCATTCCTAACAGGAATGGCCAAGAGTGGAACCCTAAACTCCATCAAGCATTTTCCAGGGCACGGCGATACGGCAACGGATTCCCATTTGGGGTTGCCCGTTATCGATAAATCCATGGATGAACTCATGGAAAACGAGCTATTTCCTTTTCAAAAACTGATTAAAGCAGGAGTAGATTCCGTTATGGTAGGCCATTTGCTCCTACCCCAGTTGGATGCAGAAAATCCATCCACAACCTCATCAAAAATTATTTCTGGACTGCTCCGAAAACAGTTGGGTTTTGACGGAGTTGTAATTTCTGATGCTTTGAATATGCATGCCGTTTCCAAAAAGTTTCCGCAGAAGGGGAAATTGGAAAGTGTTGCCTTCGAAGCTGGAATTGATGTACTCTGTTTTAGTGAACATGTGGAAGAAGGGATTGATGAAATTTTGACCACTGCCTCAAAAGAACGAATTCAAGATAGTTTTGAGAGAGTCTGGAAACTCAAACGCAAAGTCTTTTCTGAAGAGATGCGATCAGAGGAATTTGATCATGGTTTGCACTCCAAACTGAACCGTGAAATTGCCGAGCACAGCATCACAGAGTTATACGGGAATCCATCAACGGTCAAGAAGTTTAAATCTTCCGATTTTCTCAATATTTCGGTGAGTTTGGGCAAAAAAAACAGCTTTTCAGAGCAGATTTCATCACATTTTGGGTCCAAAGTAATTGATTTAGAGGCTCCATCCGTTTCAACTACAGATAATGTAGTATTAAGCATATTCCCACCTGCCGTAAAACCCAAAAACCAATTTGGCTTTGATGATGAAACATTGGCAATCCTCCATAAATTGGTGGAAGAAAAAAACATCTTAATTTATCTTTTTGGGAATCCGTATGTACTGGATATTTTAAAATTAAAGCCTTCAACCAATGTGGTCTTGGTCTATCAAGATTTTCTAGAGTTTCAAGAAGTTGCTTTTGAACATTTCTCTGGTAAAATTGAAGCGAAGGGCAATCTTCCCATCAAACTAAAAACTTTTCGACCATGA